In Chitinophaga sp. HK235, a single window of DNA contains:
- a CDS encoding RagB/SusD family nutrient uptake outer membrane protein: protein MKKNKIYIPLLLLSLAGSSCTNSLLNMTPDSSLTTTNFYKTANDMDQAVIGIYSSMQDRKPKDYILMEMPGDNLYMGTAMPGVNDLDYLTVNAENTAVADFWEKSYYGIGRANAVLENIDRPTDYPGGKKEQFTGEAKFMRALFYFDLVRLYGGVPLVTKTPSISEAKNMPRESADKIYDMIISDLKEAIDLLPAPATAIRGRASKGAATGLLGKVYIYRKDWANAKTYLEKTIRDFNYQLEPNFATLWSLATEDNKEIILAIKYTDGSNGHSLGIDFAPIGGLAGIVGSGNQYAFPSWSLNKKYVAGDTRKASTISDYVVKATSPNDPPAWGPYVKKYATKFTGSTSGQDLPVLRLADVVLLYAEALYNTGDKGNALLQLNAIRERAFGDASHDYTAADIASADSFLDLLLQERQLELAYENERWTDLVRTGKFMTVMTSEERDYNPATSTATKVTLSPKATMAVFPIPQRQIDQYTPGVLKQNEGY from the coding sequence ATGAAAAAAAATAAAATCTATATACCGCTCCTGCTGCTGTCGCTCGCCGGCAGCAGCTGTACCAACAGCCTGCTGAACATGACACCGGATTCTTCCCTGACTACCACCAATTTCTATAAAACGGCCAACGATATGGACCAGGCGGTGATCGGCATCTACAGCAGTATGCAGGACCGCAAGCCCAAAGATTATATCCTGATGGAAATGCCCGGCGATAATCTGTATATGGGTACTGCCATGCCCGGTGTCAACGATCTGGACTACCTGACTGTAAACGCCGAAAATACAGCGGTGGCCGACTTCTGGGAGAAATCCTACTATGGTATAGGAAGAGCCAACGCTGTGCTGGAAAATATCGATAGACCTACAGATTACCCTGGCGGGAAAAAAGAACAGTTTACCGGTGAAGCAAAATTTATGCGCGCGCTCTTTTATTTTGACCTGGTAAGATTGTATGGGGGAGTACCACTGGTAACAAAAACACCTTCTATCAGCGAAGCTAAAAATATGCCCCGTGAATCAGCTGACAAGATCTATGATATGATCATCAGCGACCTGAAAGAAGCCATCGATCTGCTGCCGGCACCAGCCACGGCTATACGCGGCCGTGCCAGCAAAGGTGCTGCCACCGGCCTGCTGGGAAAAGTTTACATATATCGTAAAGACTGGGCAAACGCGAAAACTTATCTGGAGAAAACTATCCGGGATTTTAATTACCAGCTGGAACCCAACTTTGCCACGCTCTGGAGCCTGGCCACGGAAGATAACAAAGAGATCATACTGGCTATTAAATACACCGACGGTTCCAATGGACATTCGCTGGGCATCGACTTTGCGCCCATCGGCGGCCTGGCAGGCATTGTGGGCTCCGGCAACCAATACGCATTTCCTTCCTGGAGTCTCAATAAAAAATATGTGGCTGGCGATACCCGCAAAGCGTCTACTATTTCAGACTATGTGGTGAAAGCCACTTCTCCCAACGATCCGCCGGCATGGGGGCCTTACGTGAAAAAATATGCGACGAAATTTACCGGCTCCACTTCCGGACAAGACCTGCCGGTATTGCGGCTGGCAGATGTGGTACTGTTGTATGCAGAAGCATTGTACAACACCGGTGATAAAGGGAATGCTTTATTACAACTCAATGCTATCCGGGAACGCGCTTTTGGAGATGCTTCCCATGACTACACTGCCGCAGATATCGCCAGTGCTGATAGTTTCCTCGATCTCCTGTTGCAGGAAAGACAACTGGAACTGGCCTACGAAAATGAACGCTGGACCGATCTGGTACGTACCGGCAAATTCATGACGGTGATGACCAGTGAAGAAAGAGATTACAATCCGGCTACCAGTACCGCTACTAAAGTGACACTATCTCCCAAAGCTACCATGGCGGTTTTTCCGATACCGCAGCGACAGATCGATCAATATACGCCTGGAGTGCTCAAACAAAACGAAGGATACTAA
- a CDS encoding TonB-dependent receptor, which yields MKGTHLYLFATLLAILAGICKPQKLIAQEVREIKGTVLDSATQTALPGVSVIIKGTKTGVSTNAEGHFTIRANSADVLSFSYLGYDKKETAIGNRNNVYISLPQSKTTLNETVVIGYGAVKKSSVTAAVAKVENKILDQVPAGRPEAALVGRMAGVNISQSRGQAGSAPTIRIRGIGSISAGNDPLIVIDGIPGGNLGMVNMNDVQSVEVLKDASSAAIYGSRAAGGVILVTMKKGAAGKPKFNFNGYAGLGKAILHHDWITGDEYYQYATKYQNREYAWVGGDVTLPVWGDGRRPAAYQVSDVLKTGHVVWQDAVMKTAPIQSYNISASGGTDKATYYVAATYKDEQGAMVNTWFKTYGLRANVDVQASKAVSVGFMLNPSYSKRRYNPSEIPNYSKYPSFAEVQRPNGTYPNARDYWGAVVTGQVNPMATLQGSEYYGSSFSNIGEAYMKLHLAKGLSFRSSVGTTMDFSSRDEFQASWATSAAKNSGTDITSNNINVLNENVLSYNTTFKGGHDLSAIAGASYQRNDSKAVNLYAVTGSYNNDIVHTMGNATLAPNSNTVKSKWGLISYFTRVNYGYKDKYLLSASIRTDASSRFGPDNRWGYFPSVSAAWRVKQESFLKDFKPVSDLKVRASYGVTGNFNIGDFQYLGLMGNTFYSPGNIVTKGQAPVSYGNSMLGWEKTKGIDLGAELSVLDNRISVVFDYYDKRTNDLLYSMPVPATTGFSTTMTNIGQIRNRGIEFEVNTRNIVGKFNWQTSFNFSQNKNTVEDLGGVNNVIIADPSSNMNWILRVGEPMFSYYGYKITGVYQDAADIAANPGIAGTRPGNPKFEDKDGNKKIDANDKQVLGNFQPKAILGMVNNFSYSNFDLSIAMQASLGAKMYNYENQFYQGALLGAMRRSLVENQWWSAADPGNGKVPASALNTLGFQTMSDAYIEDASFLAIRNVNLGYTLPESLIRRLRVTNFRVYLSASNLFIFTKKEFHGYNPEGYTKGEVNGVASMPGANYGAEPISRIYALGFNFNF from the coding sequence ACAAAGTAAAACCACCCTTAATGAAACTGTGGTGATCGGTTATGGTGCTGTGAAAAAAAGCTCCGTGACCGCAGCAGTGGCGAAAGTAGAAAACAAAATACTCGATCAGGTGCCCGCCGGCAGGCCGGAAGCGGCCCTGGTAGGACGTATGGCCGGAGTTAATATTTCCCAGTCCCGGGGCCAGGCCGGTTCAGCACCTACCATCCGCATTCGCGGTATCGGCTCCATCAGCGCCGGCAACGATCCTCTCATCGTCATCGATGGTATCCCCGGCGGTAACCTGGGCATGGTTAATATGAACGATGTACAGTCTGTAGAAGTGCTGAAAGACGCGTCGTCTGCGGCTATATACGGTTCCCGTGCAGCCGGTGGCGTTATACTTGTGACGATGAAAAAAGGTGCGGCAGGCAAACCCAAATTCAACTTCAACGGATATGCCGGTCTGGGTAAAGCCATCCTGCACCACGACTGGATCACCGGTGATGAATACTATCAATACGCTACCAAATACCAGAACAGGGAATACGCCTGGGTAGGCGGCGACGTAACACTGCCTGTATGGGGCGATGGCAGAAGGCCTGCAGCCTATCAGGTCAGTGATGTGCTTAAAACAGGCCATGTAGTATGGCAGGATGCTGTGATGAAAACGGCTCCCATACAGAGTTACAACATCTCCGCCAGCGGCGGTACCGATAAAGCCACCTATTATGTGGCGGCTACCTATAAAGATGAACAAGGTGCCATGGTCAATACCTGGTTCAAAACCTACGGCCTGAGAGCCAATGTGGACGTGCAGGCCAGCAAAGCTGTCAGCGTGGGTTTTATGCTCAATCCTTCCTATTCCAAACGCCGGTATAATCCTTCTGAAATTCCTAACTATTCCAAATATCCTTCCTTTGCGGAGGTACAGCGGCCTAACGGCACCTACCCCAATGCCCGTGATTACTGGGGTGCCGTTGTAACAGGACAGGTAAATCCAATGGCTACCCTTCAGGGCTCTGAATATTATGGCAGCAGTTTCAGTAATATCGGTGAAGCCTATATGAAATTGCACCTGGCCAAAGGATTGTCCTTCCGCTCTTCTGTAGGTACGACCATGGACTTCAGCAGCCGCGACGAATTCCAGGCCTCCTGGGCTACCAGCGCCGCTAAAAACTCCGGTACTGACATCACCAGCAATAACATCAATGTGCTCAATGAAAACGTACTGAGTTACAATACCACCTTCAAAGGTGGTCACGACCTCTCCGCTATTGCCGGTGCTTCCTATCAGCGGAACGACAGCAAGGCGGTCAACCTCTACGCAGTGACAGGCAGCTACAATAACGATATCGTACATACGATGGGCAACGCCACCCTGGCACCTAACAGTAATACCGTCAAAAGCAAGTGGGGACTCATTTCCTACTTCACCAGGGTAAACTATGGTTATAAAGACAAATACCTGCTGTCAGCTTCCATCCGTACTGATGCCAGCTCCCGCTTCGGGCCAGACAACAGATGGGGTTACTTCCCGTCTGTATCTGCCGCCTGGCGCGTAAAACAGGAGAGTTTCCTGAAAGACTTCAAACCTGTCAGTGACCTGAAAGTAAGGGCCAGCTATGGTGTGACCGGTAACTTTAATATCGGCGATTTCCAGTATCTGGGTCTGATGGGCAACACGTTCTATTCTCCGGGTAATATCGTCACCAAAGGCCAAGCGCCTGTTAGTTATGGTAACAGTATGCTGGGGTGGGAAAAAACCAAAGGCATAGACCTCGGCGCGGAACTGTCTGTGCTGGATAATCGTATAAGCGTGGTGTTTGATTATTACGATAAACGTACCAACGATCTGTTGTATAGTATGCCAGTGCCGGCCACTACCGGTTTTAGTACCACCATGACCAACATCGGGCAGATACGCAACAGAGGAATAGAGTTTGAAGTGAATACCCGCAACATCGTGGGTAAGTTCAACTGGCAAACCTCTTTCAACTTCTCCCAAAATAAAAATACAGTGGAAGACCTGGGTGGTGTGAATAATGTGATCATCGCGGATCCTTCTTCCAATATGAATTGGATACTCAGAGTAGGCGAGCCGATGTTTTCTTATTATGGTTATAAGATTACAGGTGTTTATCAGGATGCTGCTGATATCGCCGCCAACCCTGGCATTGCAGGCACCAGACCCGGCAATCCTAAATTTGAAGATAAAGATGGCAATAAAAAAATCGATGCCAATGATAAACAGGTCCTGGGCAATTTCCAGCCCAAGGCTATTCTCGGAATGGTGAACAATTTCTCCTACAGCAATTTCGACCTGAGCATCGCCATGCAGGCTTCGCTGGGTGCGAAAATGTACAACTACGAAAATCAGTTCTACCAGGGTGCGTTGCTGGGCGCTATGCGTCGGTCCCTGGTAGAAAACCAGTGGTGGTCTGCTGCTGATCCGGGTAATGGCAAAGTGCCCGCCAGCGCGCTCAACACATTGGGATTCCAGACAATGTCTGACGCTTATATAGAAGATGCCTCCTTTCTTGCCATTCGTAATGTGAACCTGGGATATACCCTGCCGGAATCCCTTATCCGCAGGTTGCGGGTAACCAACTTCAGGGTTTATCTGTCTGCCAGCAACCTGTTCATCTTCACTAAAAAAGAATTCCATGGGTATAACCCGGAAGGATATACGAAAGGTGAGGTGAACGGTGTTGCCAGCATGCCTGGTGCCAACTACGGAGCAGAGCCTATCAGCCGCATTTACGCGCTGGGATTCAATTTTAACTTCTAA